In the Danaus plexippus chromosome 4, MEX_DaPlex, whole genome shotgun sequence genome, one interval contains:
- the LOC116768773 gene encoding uncharacterized protein LOC116768773 produces MYLKIITTSFLITFFMVSTDASFIPFDPFDAINNFLGEGQGYDGGIPYLNNFNPFEIANYVLGQNGRGYRGQGQYPSRQGSINVQPVNNAESKSDSNPYTRQKAEANH; encoded by the exons ATGTACCTCAAAATAATTACCACGTCCTTCTTGATAACCTTCTTCATGGTGTCTACTGATGCCTCCTTCA ttCCCTTTGATCCTTTCGAcgcaattaataattttttggggGAAGGACAAGGATATGACGGAGGAATACCAT atctgaataattttaatccttTCGAGATTGCAAATTACGTTTTGGGACAGAACGGGCGAGGGTATAGAGGACAAGGACAATATCCATCTAGACAAGGCTCTATAAATG TGCAACCTGTCAACAACGCGGAATCAAAATCCGATTCTAATCCTTATACCAGGCAAAAAGCTGAGGCAAACCACTAG
- the LOC133319563 gene encoding uncharacterized protein LOC133319563, with the protein MDIDVMAIARTNEPAVLYGDPDLSSLFLDNSEEFDGLGDSELEFPGCSIDGFDSLGDLPGCSDGLEPLGDLPGYGFEPLGELPGGSPDGFDPLGELPGGSPDGFVPLGDLPGCSDGLEPLGDLPGCSLDGFDPLGDLPGCSPDGLDPLGDLPGCSLDGFDPLGDLPGCSPDGLDPLGDLPGCSLDGFDPLGDLPGCSDGFDPLGDLPGCSDGLEPLGGLPGCSADGLDPLGDLPGCSLDGFDPLGDLPGCSLDGLDSLGDLPGCSVGFDPLGDLPGCSDGFDPLGDLPGCSDGLEPLGDLPGCSLDGFDPLGDLPGCSDGLEPLGGLPGCSADGLDPLGDLPGCSLDGFDPLGDLPGCSDGLEPLGDLPGCSPDGFDPLGDLPGCSLDGFDPLGDLPGCSLDGFDPLGDLPGCSLDGFEPLGDLPGCSLDGFDPLGDLPGCSLDGFDPLGDLPGCSLDGFDPLGDLPGCSLDEFDPLGELPGCSLDGFDPLGDLPGCSNGLEPLGGLPGCSADGLDPLGDLPGCSLDGFDPLGDLPGCSLDGFDPLGDLPGCSDGLEPLGDLPGCSLDGFDPLGDLPGCSLDGFDPLGDLPGCSLDGFDPLGDLPGCSLDGFDPLGDLPGCSLDGFDPLGDLPGCSLDEFDPLGELPGCSLDGFEPLGDLPGCSLDGFDPLGDLPGCSDGLEPLGGLPGCSADGLDPLGDLPGCSLDGFDPLGDLPGCSDGLEPLGDLPGCSPDGLDPLGDLPGCSLDGFDPLGDLPGCSLDGFDSLGDLPGFSDGLEPLGDLPGCSLDGFDPLGDLPGCSPDGLEPLGDLPGCSVGFDPLGDLPGCSDGLEPLGDLPGCSLDGFDPLGDLKGCSLDGFEPLGDLPVCSLDGFDPLGDLPGCSLDGFDPLGDLPGCSLDGFDPLGDLPGCSSDGFDPLGDLPGCSSDGFDPLGDLPGCSVGFDPLGDLPGCSDGLEPLGDLPGCSLDGFDPLGDLPGCSLDGFEPLGDLPGCSLDGFDPLGDLPGCSLDGFDPLGDLPGCSPDGLDPLGDLPGCSLDGFDPLGDLPGCSLDGFEPLGDLPGCSLDGFDPLGDLPGCSPDGFDSLGDLPGCSDGLEPLGDLPGCSLDGFDPLGDSPGCSPDGLDPLGDLPGCSLDGFDSLGDLPGCSFGFDPLGDLPGCSDGLEPLGDLPGCSLDGFDPLGDLPGCSLDGFEPLGDLPGCSLDGFDPLGDLPGCSPDGFDSLGDLPGCSDGLEPLGDLPGCSLDGFDPLGDSPGCSPDGLDPLGDLPGCSLDGFDSLGDLPGCSFGFDPLGDLPGCSDGLEPLGDLPGCSLDGFDPLGDLPGCSLDGFEPLGDLPGCSLDGFDPLGDLPGCSLDGFDPLGDLPGCSLDGFEPLGDLPGCSLDGFDPLGDLPGCSPDGFDSLGDLPGCSDGLEPLGDLPGCSLDGFDPLGDMPGCSADGFDPLGDLPGCSLDGFEPLGDLPGCSLDGFDPLGDLPGCSLDGFDPLGDLPGSSLDGFEPLGDLPGCSFDGFDPLGDLPGCSLDGFDPLGDLPGCSPDGLDPLGDLPGCSPDGFDSLGDLPGCSDGLEPLGDLPGCSLDGFDPLGDLPGCSPDGLEPLGDLPGCSLDGFDPLGDLPGCSLDEFDPLGGLPGCSLDGFDPLGDLPGCSLDGFDPLGDLPGCSLDGFDPLGDLPGCSLDGFDPLGDLPGCSLDGFDPLGDLPGCSLDGFDPLGDLPGCSLDGFEPLGDLPGCSLDGFDPPGDWPGCSPEGLDPPGDPVLEFPACPLDGLEPPGDGELELPDVSLDGLELPGDPAFGLEGNPSLSFVTPGDDSEFSDFPGEFEGLEFFFIPQFLRLLFDLAVNFFDNITQLSLLYKVHIV; encoded by the exons atggaCATAGATGTCATGGCCATCGCTAGaacga ATGAGCCAGCGGTATTATACGGGGATCCAGATTTATCTTCTTTATTTCTTGATAATTCTGAAGAATTTGATGGTTTGGGAGATTCCGAACTAGAATTTCCAGGTTGTTCAATAGACGGGTTTGATTCACTAGGAGATTTGCCAGGTTGTTCTGATGGGTTGGAGCCACTAGGAGATTTGCCAGGCT ATGGGTTTGAGCCACTAGGAGAGTTGCCAGGTGGTTCTCCGGATGGGTTTGATCCACTAGGAGAGTTGCCAGGTGGTTCACCGGATGGGTTTGTTCCACTAGGAGATTTGCCAGGCTGTTCTGACGGGTTGGAGCCATTGGGAGACTTGCCAGGTTGTTCACTAGATGGGTTTGATCCACTAGGAGACTTGCCTGGTTGTTCTCCTGATGGTTTGGATCCGCTAGGAGATTTGCCAGGTTGTTCACTGGATGGGTTTGATCCACTAGGAGACTTGCCTGGCTGTTCTCCTGATGGATTGGATCCGCTAGGAGATTTGCCTGGTTGTTCACTAGATGGGTTTGATCCACTAGGAGACTTGCCTG GTTGTTCTGATGGGTTTGATCCACTAGGAGACTTGCCAGGTTGTTCTGATGGGTTGGAACCACTGGGAGGCTTGCCTGGTTGTTCTGCTGATGGATTGGATCCGCTAGGAGATTTGCCAGGTTGTTCACTAGATGGGTTTGATCCACTAGGAGACTTGCCAGGTTGTTCACTGGATGGGTTAGATTCACTAGGAGATTTGCCAGGTTGTTCTGTTGGGTTTGATCCACTAGGTGATTTGCCAGGTTGTTCTGATGGGTTTGATCCACTAGGAGATTTGCCAGGTTGTTCTGACGGGTTGGAGCCATTGGGAGACTTGCCAGGTTGTTCGCTTGATGGGTTTGATCCACTAGGAGATTTGCCAGGTTGTTCTGATGGGTTAGAACCACTGGGAGGCTTGCCTGGTTGTTCTGCTGATGGATTGGATCCGCTAGGAGATTTGCCAG GTTGTTCACTAGATGGGTTTGATCCACTAGGAGATTTGCCAGGTTGTTCTGATGGGTTGGAACCACTGGGAGACTTGCCTGGTTGTTCTCCTGATGGATTTGATCCGCTAGGAGATTTGCCAGGTTGTTCACTAGATGGGTTTGATCCACTAGGAGACTTGCCAGGTTGTTCACTGGATGGGTTTGATCCACTAGGAGATTTGCCAGGTTGTTCACTGGATGGATTTGAGCCACTGGGTGACTTGCCAG GTTGTTCACTAGATGGGTTTGATCCACTAGGAGACTTGCCAGGTTGTTCACTGGATGGGTTTGATCCACTAGGAGATTTGCCAGGTTGTTCACTGGATGGGTTTGATCCACTAGGAGACTTGCCAGGCTGTTCGCTCGATGAGTTTGATCCACTAGGAGAGTTGCCAG GTTGTTCACTAGATGGGTTTGATCCACTAGGAGATTTGCCAGGTTGTTCTAATGGGTTGGAACCACTGGGAGGCTTGCCTGGTTGTTCTGCTGATGGATTGGATCCGCTAGGAGATTTGCCAGGTTGTTCACTAGATGGGTTTGATCCACTAGGAGACTTGCCAG GTTGTTCACTGGATGGGTTTGATCCACTAGGAGATTTGCCAGGTTGTTCTGACGGGTTGGAGCCATTGGGAGACTTGCCAGGTTGTTCGCTTGATGGGTTTGATCCACTAGGGGACTTGCCAGGTTGTTCGCTGGATGGGTTTGATCCACTAGGGGACTTGCCAGGTTGTTCACTAGATGGGTTTGATCCACTAGGAGACTTGCCAGGTTGTTCACTGGATGGGTTTGATCCACTAGGAGATTTGCCAGGTTGTTCACTGGATGGGTTTGATCCACTAGGAGACTTGCCAGGCTGTTCGCTCGATGAGTTTGATCCACTAGGAGAGTTGCCAGGTTGTTCACTGGATGGATTTGAGCCACTGGGTGACTTGCCAGGTTGTTCACTAGATGGGTTTGATCCACTAGGAGATTTGCCAGGTTGTTCTGATGGGTTGGAACCACTGGGAGGCTTGCCTGGTTGTTCTGCTGATGGATTGGATCCGCTAGGAGATTTGCCAG GTTGTTCACTAGATGGGTTTGATCCACTAGGAGATTTGCCAGGTTGTTCTGATGGGTTGGAACCACTGGGAGACTTGCCTGGTTGTTCTCCTGATGGATTGGATCCGCTAGGAGATTTGCCAGGTTGTTCACTAGATGGGTTTGATCCACTAGGAGACTTGCCAG GTTGCTCACTCGATGGGTTTGATTCACTAGGAGATTTGCCAGGTTTTTCTGATGGGTTGGAGCCATTGGGAGACTTGCCAGGTTGTTCGCTTGATGGGTTTGATCCACTAGGGGACTTGCCTGGTTGTTCTCCTGATGGATTGGAACCGCTAGGAGATTTGCCAG GTTGTTCTGTTGGGTTTGATCCACTAGGAGATTTGCCAGGTTGTTCTGACGGGTTGGAGCCATTGGGAGACTTGCCAGGTTGTTCGCTTGATGGGTTTGATCCACTAGGGGACTTGAAAGGTTGTTCGCTGGATGGGTTCGAGCCACTGGGTGACTTGCCTG TTTGTTCACTAGATGGGTTTGATCCACTAGGAGACTTGCCAGGTTGTTCACTGGATGGGTTTGATCCACTAGGAGATTTGCCAGGTTGTTCACTAGATGGGTTTGATCCACTAGGAGATTTGCCTGGTTGTTCTTCTGATGGGTTTGATCCACTAGGAGACTTGCCAGGTTGTTCTTCTGATGGGTTTGATCCACTAGGAGACTTGCCAG GTTGTTCTGTTGGGTTTGATCCACTAGGAGATTTGCCAGGTTGTTCTGACGGGTTGGAGCCATTGGGAGACTTGCCAGGTTGTTCGCTTGATGGGTTTGATCCACTAGGGGACTTACCAGGTTGTTCGCTGGATGGGTTCGAGCCACTGGGTGACTTGCCTGGTTGTTCACTTGATGGGTTTGATCCACTAGGGGACTTGCCAGGTTGTTCACTAGATGGGTTTGATCCACTAGGAGACTTGCCCGGCTGTTCTCCTGATGGATTGGATCCGCTAGGAGATTTGCCAGGTTGTTCACTAGATGGGTTTGATCCACTAGGGGACTTGCCAGGTTGTTCGCTTGATGGGTTCGAGCCACTGGGTGACTTGCCAGGTTGTTCACTGGATGGGTTTGATCCACTAGGAGACTTGCCAGGTTGCTCACCCGATGGGTTTGATTCACTAGGAGATTTGCCAGGTTGTTCTGACGGGTTGGAGCCATTGGGAGACTTGCCAGGTTGTTCGCTTGATGGGTTTGATCCATTAGGAGACTCGCCTGGTTGTTCCCCTGATGGATTGGATCCGCTAGGAGATTTGCCAGGTTGTTCACTGGATGGGTTTGATTCACTAGGAGATTTGCCAGGTTGTTCTTTTGGGTTTGATCCACTAGGAGATTTGCCAGGTTGTTCTGACGGGTTGGAGCCATTGGGAGACTTGCCAGGTTGTTCGCTTGATGGGTTTGATCCACTCGGGGACTTGCCAGGTTGTTCGCTGGATGGGTTCGAGCCACTGGGTGACTTGCCTGGTTGTTCACTTGATGGGTTTGATCCACTAGGGGACTTGCCAG GTTGCTCACCCGATGGGTTTGATTCACTAGGAGATTTGCCAGGTTGTTCTGACGGGTTGGAGCCATTGGGAGACTTGCCAGGTTGTTCGCTTGATGGGTTTGATCCATTAGGAGACTCGCCTGGTTGTTCCCCTGATGGATTGGATCCGCTAGGAGATTTGCCAGGTTGTTCACTGGATGGGTTTGATTCACTAGGAGATTTGCCAGGTTGTTCTTTTGGGTTTGATCCACTAGGAGATTTGCCAGGTTGTTCTGACGGGTTGGAGCCATTGGGAGACTTGCCAGGTTGTTCGCTTGATGGGTTTGATCCACTAGGGGACTTGCCAGGTTGTTCGCTGGATGGGTTCGAGCCACTGGGTGACTTGCCTGGTTGTTCACTTGATGGGTTTGATCCACTAGGGGACTTGCCAGGTTGTTCACTAGATGGGTTTGATCCACTAGGGGACTTGCCAGGTTGTTCGCTTGATGGGTTCGAGCCACTGGGTGACTTGCCAGGTTGTTCACTGGATGGGTTTGATCCACTAGGAGACTTGCCAGGTTGCTCACCCGATGGGTTTGATTCACTAGGAGATTTGCCAGGTTGTTCTGACGGGTTGGAGCCATTGGGAGACTTGCCAGGTTGTTCGCTTGATGGGTTTGATCCACTAGGGGACATGCCAGGTTGCTCAGCCGACGGGTTTGATCCACTAGGGGACTTGCCAGGTTGTTCGCTGGATGGGTTCGAGCCACTGGGTGACTTGCCTGGTTGTTCACTTGATGGGTTTGATCCACTAGGGGACTTGCCAGGTTGTTCACTAGATGGGTTTGATCCACTAGGGGACTTGCCAGGTAGTTCGCTGGATGGGTTCGAGCCACTGGGTGACTTGCCTGGTTGTTCATTTGATGGGTTTGATCCACTAGGGGACTTGCCAGGTTGTTCACTAGATGGGTTTGATCCACTAGGAGACTTGCCTGGTTGTTCTCCTGATGGATTGGATCCGCTAGGAGACTTGCCAGGTTGCTCACCCGACGGGTTCGATTCACTAGGAGATTTACCAGGTTGTTCTGATGGGTTGGAGCCATTGGGAGACTTGCCAGGTTGTTCGCTTGATGGGTTTGATCCACTAGGGGACTTGCCTGGTTGTTCTCCTGATGGATTGGAACCGCTAGGAGATTTGCCAGGTTGTTCACTGGATGGGTTTGATCCACTAGGAGACTTGCCAGGCTGTTCGCTCGATGAGTTTGATCCACTAGGAGGTTTGCCAGGTTGTTCACTAGATGGGTTTGATCCACTGGGTGACTTGCCAG GTTGTTCACTAGATGGGTTTGATCCACTAGGAGACTTGCCAGGTTGTTCACTGGATGGGTTTGATCCACTAGGAGATTTGCCAGGTTGTTCACTGGATGGGTTTGATCCACTAGGAGACTTGCCAGGTTGTTCACTGGATGGGTTTGATCCACTAGGAGATTTGCCAG GTTGTTCACTGGATGGGTTTGATCCACTAGGAGATTTGCCAGGTTGTTCACTAGATGGGTTTGAGCCACTGGGTGACTTGCCAGGTTGTTCACTAGATGGGTTTGATCCTCCTGGTGACTGGCCTGGTTGTTCGCCTGAAGGATTGGATCCTCCCGGAGACCCTGTACTAGAATTTCCAGCTTGTCCACTGGATGGTTTAGAACCACCAGGAGATGGTGAACTTGAATTACCAGACGTTTCACTAGATGGGTTGGAGCTGCCAGGAGATCCAGCGTTTGGACTGGAAGGTAATCCCTCTTTATCTTTCGTCACTCCCGGTGACGATTCCGAGTTTTCTGATTTTCCAGGAGAGTTCGAGGGActtgaatttttctttataccgCAATTCCTTCGTTTGTTGTTTGATCTtgctgttaatttttttgataatattacacAATTATCGTTGCTATATAAAGTTCATATTGTTTAA